In a genomic window of Colius striatus isolate bColStr4 chromosome 2, bColStr4.1.hap1, whole genome shotgun sequence:
- the PAX1 gene encoding paired box protein Pax-1, with the protein MPAPSLSLDVRRPGSPRGPRLGRRCVPPPLPPLPPPPFPRGRPPVTRSAAAEHTYGEVNQLGGVFVNGRPLPNAIRLRIVELAQLGIRPCDISRQLRVSHGCVSKILARYNETGSILPGAIGGSKPRVTTPNVVKHIRDYKQGDPGIFAWEIRDRLLADGVCDKYNVPSVSSISRILRNKIGSLSQPGPFDGGKQPPPQPALPYNHIYQYPYPSAMASPPAKMGGHPGAPVTAAHVSLPRSWPSAHSVTNILGIRTFVEQTGALAGTEGAAYPPKMEDWPSVNRTAFPPAQAVNGIDKAAMEGDIKYPQPAPGLSSVGTFLPACAYPPSNQHGVYGGPAGGYIPSGHPWQPQGSPLAHHGPGVAVHGGDLATAMAFKQPGREAVDRKPASPVGKSPDPLNTIHGLSIPASSS; encoded by the exons ATGCCCG CCCCGTCTCTGTCCCTAGACGTGCGCCGGCCGGGCAGCCCGCGGGGGCCGCGGCTCGGGCGGCGGTGCGTCCCTCCCCCGTTGCCCCCGTTGCCTCCGCCGCCGTtcccccgcggccgcccgcctGTAACGCGCTCCGCCGCCGCAGAGCACACGTACGGGGAGGTGAACCAGCTCGGCGGAGTCTTCGTCAACGGGCGTCCGCTGCCCAACGCCATCCGCCTGCGGATCGTGGAGCTGGCGCAGCTCGGCATCCGGCCCTGCGACATCAGCCGCCAGCTCCGCGTCTCCCACGGCTGCGTCAGCAAGATCCTGGCCCGTTACAACGAGACCGGCTCCATCCTGCCCGGGGCCATCGGCGGCAGCAAGCCGCGGGTCACCACCCCCAACGTGGTCAAGCACATCCGAGACTACAAGCAGGGAGACCCCGGCATCTTCGCCTGGGAGATCCGCGACCGGCTGCTGGCGGACGGCGTCTGCGACAAGTACAACGTCCCCTCGGTCAGCTCCATCAGCAGGATCCTGCGCAACAAAATCGGCAGCCTCTCCCAGCCCGGCCCCTTCGACGGCGGCAAGCAGCCGCCCCCCCAGCCCGCCCTGCCCTACAACCACATCTACCAGTACCCCTACCCCAGCGCCATGGCCTCGCCGCCCGCCAAGATGGGGGGTCACCCCGGCGCGCCCGTGACGGCGGCCCACGTCAGCCTGCCCCGCTCCTGGCCCTCCGCGCACTCCGTCACCAACATCCTGGGCATCCGCACCTTCGTCGAGCAGACGG GGGCTCTGGCTGGCACAGAGGGGGCTGCCTACCCCCCGAAAATGGAAGACTGGCCCAGCGTGAACAGGACGGCCTTCCCCCCGGCCCAGGCGGTCAATGGCATCGACAAGGCTGCCATGGAGGGAGATATCAAGTACCCGCAG CCCGCCCCGGGGCTCTCCTCGGTGGGCACGTTCCTCCCGGCCTGCGCCTACCCCCCCTCCAACCAGCACGGCGTCTACGGCGGGCCGGCCGGCGGATACATCCCCTCGGGCCACCCCTGGCAGCCGCAAGGTAGCCCCCTGGCCCACCACGGGCCCGGCGTGGCCGTGCACGGCGGCGACCTGGCCACGGCGATGGCATTCAAGCAGCCCGGGAGGGAAG CTGTGGACAGAAAACCTGCCAGTCCCGTGGGGAAATCTCCAGACCCTCTAAACACCATCCATGGACTCTCTAtcccagcctcctcttcctAG